Proteins encoded together in one Urocitellus parryii isolate mUroPar1 chromosome 3, mUroPar1.hap1, whole genome shotgun sequence window:
- the Icam3 gene encoding intercellular adhesion molecule 3, with protein MTPSSLLLGACRTLVIFQLLACCLLPLGAQSQSREFSLQMEPQDPVLPAGRSLLVNCSTSCPHPELITLETSLPKEVIDEDQGWAAFRLSNVTGDSKIICSAFCNGSQMTSSSNITVYRFPELVELDLLPRWQPVGENLTLQCHVWGGAPRAQLTLVLLRGEEELSRQPAVGEPAEGTATVLAGRGDYGAKFTCRAELDLRPRGLGLFQNTSAPRQLRTFVLPMAAPRLVAPLSLEVGTSWPVDCTLDGLFPVSEAQVQLALGDQMLNPAVSIHGDTLRATATVIARADQEGAQEIVCNVTLGGESREARANLTVFTFLGPILNLSETNVTEGSKVNVSCTAGPRVQVMLDGDLARAPGEPAQLQVTATEGDDGRYFFCNAILEVDGEILHRNVTAQLRVLYGPKIDPAKCPQRLAWKDRTSHILQCEARGNPVPQLQCLHEGSRREVPIGTPFLVKLHHNGTYHCQAVSPRGTYTLLVVMHVQDRNSFVVTILIGVLVILGVVTAIVALMCIFGKQTRSGFYHVNQQDTSLPLRPVQPKEAVELEQS; from the exons ATGACACCTTCCAGCCTGCTGCTGGGAGCCTGCCGGACTCTGGTCATCTTCCAGCTATTGGCCTGTTGTCTGCTGCCCCTAG GTGCCCAGAGCCAGAGCCGGGAGTTCTCCCTGCAGATGGAGCCCCAGGACCCAGTGCTTCCTGCCGGCAGGTCTCTCTTAGTTAACTGCAGCACCAGCTGTCCTCATCCTGAGCTCATTACCCTGGAAACATCCCTACCGAAGGAGGTCATAGATGAAGACCAGGGCTGGGCAGCCTTCCGCCTCAGCAATGTGACTGGTGACAGCAAGATCATTTGCTCCGCGTTCTGTAATGGCTCCCAGATGACAAGCTCCTCTAACATCACTGTGTACC GGTTCCCAGAGCTTGTGGAGCTGGACCTCCTTCCCCGCTGGCAGCCAGTGGGTGAGAACCTCACCCTGCAATGCCATGTATGGGGCGGAGCACCCCGGGCCCAGCTCACCCTGGTGCTGCTCCGTGGGGAGGAGGAACTGAGCCGGCAACCTGCGGTGGGGGAGCCAGCAGAGGGCACTGCCACAGTGCTGGCAGGCAGAGGTGACTATGGTGCCAAGTTCACGTGCAGAGCCGAACTGGACCTGCGGCCCAGAGGGCTGGGACTGTTCCAGAACACCTCAGCCCCCAGGCAGCTCCGAACTTTTG TCCTTCCTATGGCTGCCCCGCGCCTTGTGGCTCCCCTGTCATTGGAGGTGGGCACCTCGTGGCCAGTGGACTGCACCCTGGATGGGCTGTTCCCAGTCTCTGAGGCCCAAGTACAACTGGCGCTGGGGGACCAGATGCTGAATCCTGCAGTCTCGATCCACGGAGACACGCTCAGGGCCACAGCTACAGTCATAGCACGCGCAGACCAGGAGGGTGCACAGGAAATTGTCTGCAACGTGACCCTGGGGGGCGAAAGTCGGGAGGCCCGGGCGAACTTAACTGTCTTCA CCTTCCTAGGGCCCATTCTGAACCTGAGCGAGACCAATGTCACCGAGGGGTCCAAAGTGAATGTGAGTTGCACGGCTGGGCCCCGAGTCCAGGTCATGCTGGACGGGGATCTGGCCCGGGCTCCAGGGGAACCCGCCCAGCTTCAGGTAACTGCCACGGAGGGCGACGACGGGCGCTACTTCTTTTGCAATGCCATCCTGGAAGTGGACGGAGAGATCTTACACAGGAATGTGACTGCCCAGCTGCGTGTCCTTT ATGGTCCCAAGATTGACCCGGCCAAATGTCCTCAGCGACTGGCGTGGAAAGATAGGACTAGTCATATTTTGCAATGCGAGGCCCGAGGCAACCCAGTCCCCCAGCTACAGTGTCTGCATGAAGGCTCCAGACGTGAGGTGCCCATTGGGACCCCATTCCTTGTCAAGTTACACCACAATGGCACTTATCACTGTCAGGCAGTCAGTCCAAGGGGCACGTACACCTTGCTTGTGGTGATGCACGTTCAGG ATCGGAACTCCTTCGTGGTCACCATCCTCATAGGGGTGTTAGTGATTCTAGGCGTGGTGACTGCCATAGTGGCCTTAATGTGCATCTTCGGGAAGCAGACACGGAGCGGCTTCTACCACGTGAACCAGCAAGACACCTCATTGCCCCTCAGGCCTGTGCAGCCGAAAGAGGCAGTGGAATTAGAGCAGTCCTGA
- the Raver1 gene encoding ribonucleoprotein PTB-binding 1, with product MAADVSVTHRPPLSPEAGTEVEASDAAEHRSPEEELPPLDPEEIRKRLEHTERQFRNRRKILIRGLPGDVTNQEVHNLLSDYELKYCFVDKYKGTAFVTLLNGEQAEAAISAFHQSRLRDRELSVQLQPTDALLCVANLPPSLTQAQFEELVRPFGSLERCFLVYSERTGHSKGYGFAEYMKKDSAARAKSDLLGKPLGPRTLYVHWTDAGQLTPALLHSRCLCVDRLPPGFSDVDALRRALSTVHTPTFCQLACGQDGQLKGFAVLEYETAEMAEAAQQRADGLALGGSHLRVSFCAPGPPGRSMLAALIAAQATALNRGKGLLPEPNILQLLNNLGPSASLQLLLNPLLHGSTGGKQGLLGAPPAMPLLSGPALSTALLQLALQTQSQKKPGILGDSPLGTLQPGAQPTNPLLGELPAGGGLPSELPPRRGKPPPLLPPLLGPSGGDRETMGLGPPTAQLTPPPAPAGLRGTGLRGLQKDSGPLPTPPGVSLLGEPPKDYRIPLNPYLNLHSLLPASNLAGKEARSWGGAGRGRRPAEGPLPNPPTPGGGGGGSKAFQLKSRLLSPLTNARLPPEPGLPDSYGFDYPSDMGPRRLFSHPREPALGPHGPSRHKTSPPPSGFGERSGGGGGGPLSHFYSGSPTSYFTSGLQAGLKQSHLSKAVGSSPLGSSEGLLGLGPGPNGHSHLLKTPLGGQKRSFAHLLPSPEPSPEGSYVGQHSQGLGGHYADSYLKRKRIF from the exons ATGGCGGCCGACGTGTCCGTTACTCACCGGCCCCCGCTGAGCCCGGAGGCTGGGACCGAGGTTGAAGCCAGCGATGCCGCGGAACACCGGTCTCCCGAAGAAGAGTTACCGCCGCTAGATCCAGAAGAGATCCGGAAACGCCTGGAACACACCGAGCGCCAGTTCCGTAACCGCCGCAAGATACTGATCCGGGGCCTCCCGGGGGACGTGACCAACCAG GAAGTACACAACCTACTCAGCGACTATGAGCTCAAGTACTGTTTTGTGGACAAATACAAAGGGACAG CCTTTGTGACCCTGCTGAATGGGGAGCAAGCCGAAGCCGCCATTAGTGCTTTTCACCAGAGCCGCCTGCGGGATCGCGAGCTGTCGGTGCAGCTGCAGCCCACGGATGCCCTGTTGTGTGTGGCCAACCTGCCCCCTAGCCTCACACAGGCACAGTTCGAGGAGCTGGTGCGGCCCTTCGGCAGCCTGGAGCGCTGCTTCCTGGTCTACAGTGAGCGCACTGGCCACTCCAAGGGCTATGGCTTTGCGGAGTACATGAAGAAGGACTCGGCTGCCCGCGCCAAGTCGGACCTGCTGGGCAAGCCACTGGGCCCCCGCACATTATATGTGCACTGGACAGATGCTGGGCAGCTAACACCTGCCCTCCTCCACTCTCGCTGCCTCTGTGTTGACCGCCTGCCACCAGGCTTCAGTGATGTGGATGCCCTGCGTCGGGCGTTGTCTACAGTCCACACACCCACCTTCTGCCAG CTGGCGTGTGGCCAGGATGGGCAGCTGAAGGGCTTCGCAGTGCTGGAGTACGAGACAGCGGAGATGGCGGAGGCAGCACAACAGAGGGCGGATGGCCTGGCCCTGGGGGGCAGCCACTTGCGAGTCTCCTTCTGTGCCCCAGGGCCTCCTGGCCGCAGTATGCTAGCTGCGCTCATCGCTGCCCAAGCCACA GCCCTCAATCGTGGCAAAGGGCTCCTGCCTGAGCCAAACATCCTACAGCTGCTGAACAACCTGGGCCCGTCTGCCTCCCTTCAGCTGCTGCTCAACCCCCTGCTCCATGGCAGCACAGGGGGCAAGCAGG GCCTCCTGGGCGCCCCCCCAGCCATGCCACTGCTCAGCGGGCCTGCCCTGTCTACAGCACTGCTGCAGCTTGCCCTGCAGACCCAGAGCCAGAAG AAGCCTGGGATCCTGGGAGACTCACCCCTGGGCACCCTCCAGCCTGGGGCCCAGCCCACCAACCCCCTCCTTGGAGAGCTGCCTGCAG GAGGGGGCCTGCCCTCGGAGCTGCCACCCCGGCGAGGGAAGCCACCACCCCTGCTACCACCACTGCTGGGCCCCTCTGGGGGTGACCGGGAGACCATGGGCCTGGGTCCTCCAACAGCCCAGCTTACTCCACCCCCTGCCCCTGCGGGACTCCGTGGCACAGGCCTCAGAGGCCTTCAGAAGGACAGTGGGCCCCTGCCAACTCCCCCTGGG GTCTCGCTACTAGGGGAGCCCCCCAAGGACTACCGGATCCCCTTGAATCCTTACCTGAACCTACACAGCCTGCTCCCAGCCAGTAACTTAGCGGGTAAGGAGGCCCGTAGCTGGGGAGGCGCTGGGAGAGGCCGCCGCCCAGCTGAGGGCCCCCTGCCCAATCCCCCCACccctggtggaggtggtggtggcagcAAAGCCTTCCAGCTCAAGTCCCGCCTGCTCAGCCCCCTCACCAACGCCCGCCTGCCCCCTGAACCAGGGCTGCCTGACAGCTATGGCTTCGACTACCCCTCG GATATGGGACCTCGGAGGCTCTTTTCTCACCCACGGGAGCCAGCCCTAGGGCCTCATGGACCTAGCCGACACAAG ACGTCTCCCCCACCCAGTGGCTTTGGAGAGCGGAGTGGTGGAGGTGGCGGGGGGCCCCTTTCTCACTTCTATTCGGGCTCGCCCACTTCCTACTTCACCAGCGGCctgcaggctggcctcaagcaGAGCCACCTCAGCAAG GCAGTCGGCTCCTCCCCTTTGGGCTCCAGTGAAGGACTCCTGGGTCTGGGCCCTGGGCCCAATGGCCACAGCCACCTCTTGAAG ACCCCACTGGGCGGCCAGAAACGCAGCTTTGCTCACCTGCTCCCCTCACCTGAGCCCAGTCCAGAGGGTAGCTACGTGGGCCAACACTCCCAGGGCCTTGGTGGCCACTACGCAGACTCCTACCTGAAGCGGAAGAGGATTTTCTAA